The nucleotide window ACAACGTATACAATTGCTTCTTACACGACGAGCCGGGATATGAGCAAACAGGCGCCTCCGAAAAATGTAAGAATCATAGTGGCAGCCGTCATTACCGTTCTTGCTTTATCACTAATGAACATCGGAGGACTGGCCCCGCTGGAAGTACTTTCCGGAATTATGGGCATACCGATCATCATCATCCAGTTCCTCACCGTTTATGCAGCCATTAAAATGATGGATCAAGATCAAGCCTGGAAATATAACGTAAGGAAATATAATGACTAAGCAAGATCGGCACGGATGCCGACCTTGCTATATTTCTATATCTTCAGCAATCGCTTCGAATTCATTGGCTGTCAAGGGCCGGTATTCCCCCGCTTCCAAACGCTCATCCAATTGCACGTTACTCATGCGCACCCGTTTAAGCGCGTTCACTTGGCGTCCAATTGCTCCAAACATTCGCTTCACTTGATGGTATTTCCCTTCCGTAACCGTGATCAACAGACGAAACTCAGCTTCTTCCCGTGCCCCCTCGGAAACCTTCGCGGGCTTCGTTTCTGTTCCATCATTCAGCTGTAAACCTTCCCGCAGCGCTTGAAGCTCTTCGGGGCGTGGCCTCGCATCCAGCAATGCTTCATATTCTTTCTCAATGCCCAAACGAGGAGCCGTTAAACGATGCGCCCATTCCCCGTCAGTCGTTAAAAAAAGCAAGCCGGTCGTATCTTTATCCAGCCGTCCCACAGGGAACAATTCTTTTCTTTTATCCTTTTGGTCGATATCATCGAGTACAGTCCGATGTCGATCATCTGCCGTAGCGCTCACGCGCCCTTTTCGTTTATTCATCATCAAATATATCGGCCCCGGATCGTAATGGATTTCCTCCCCGTTCATCGTAACCGTATCTATGTACGCGTTTAGTTTCACACTTGCATCGGTAATCGTGGCACCATTGACTTGTATCTCTTTTTTTCGCAACAGCTTTTTTACATCTTTACGGGAACCGACGCCGGCAGCTGCCAGCCACTTATCAATTCGCCATTGTTCATCCATCGTGATCGTCTCCCTGCCATTTTTTCAAAATTTCTTTGGCAAAGTGTCCATGGGTGCCTTTTTTATGGGCTTGCGCAATCCCGCCGGGGATACTCGCGTTCACAGATTCGATTAACGATTGTGGTACGCCTGCTTGCTGCAGCTTTTGTTCAATCGTCAAAAGTGCGCGCAAACTTTCTTCTGTAGCAACACGATTTCCTTCCAAGACGTGATCTTCTTTCGCGATGACCGTTTTAAATGCCCCGTCGGACCAGCGTTCAAATTGTGTGCGCTTTTCTTCATTTTCGAATGCAAACGCACCTTCACCCATTAGCCGCAATATTTCCGCGTGTCCCGCCAATTTACAAGGTGTAGCCGATTGTTTGTTGTCCACATACATACGCATCTCTGTTTGCATGATTTTCGTCGCGCAATAATAGAAACAAGTGCCCTCAGGAAAAAAACCGGCCCAACGACGGAAAAAGTCCTCGTATGCCGCTGCCGGCAAAGCAACGAGCACGCTCGCATAACGATGAAATTTCTCGGGAGGCACATAGTTGCAAGCGGGGTCCAAATCGACGACGGATTTTGTTCGGTTGTAAATATCTACGCTTGCATACGTTTTAGCGGATACCCGTTGTATAATAGCACGGGCCAGGGTGCCATAACCGACGATCAACATATAACGCACCTCCTGTCACATCTCGTTCCATTTGCGCTTGAAAACGAGGCTTTTCTCTTGTTGATTCGGTTCTTCTTTTGGTTGTGCGTGATTGTAATCCTTTTGATTTTGCAAGGATATGTTTACCAAAATGGCTGCACTTGCGAGGGACACGATTAAGGAAGTCCCTCCGTAACTGACGAATGGAAGCGGAATACCGGTAATTGGCAATAGACCACTTACCGCGCCGGCATTAAATATAAATTGAAACATTAACTGAAAAACAATTCCGTAAGCAAGCAAGGAACCAAATAAATGCTTACAACGCACCCCGATCATGAGACCTCTAAAACCAATGATCAAAAAGCAAAGAATGACAAAGCCAACCCCGACCCAACCTGTTTCTTCGGCAATAATCGCTAAAATAAAATCGGTATGGGCTTCCGGCAAATACCCTAACTTTTGTACACTTTGTCCAAAGCCCGTTCCGGTAATGCCACCGTTTGAAATGGATATGTAGGACTGAATAAGCTGCAAACCGAAACTGTCGTCAAATGCGAAGGGATCACGAAAAGCAAGGATTCGGTTCATGCGGTAATCGGCCTGTGTCACAAGAAAAAGAACGACAGCCGCTGACAGTGTTCCGAGGAAAGCGAGATGCCGAAAGCGAGCGCCGGATAAAAAAACGATGACGCCGCCGACAAGTATAATCATCACTGCCGTCCCCAGGTCAGGTTGCAATAAGATGAGCGTAAATAAACCGACGACAACAATTAACGGGGGAGCCACTCCAGTTGCAAAACGATCAATATACTTTTGCTTTTGGGAATACACTTGGGCAAGGTAAATAATCACCCCGAGCTTCACGAGCTCTGAAGGTTGCATGTTTACCCCGCCAATACTGATCCAACGGGTCGCTTCATTTTCGGCAATCCCGATAAACACAACGAGAAGCAACAAAATCACGGATACAACAATGATATATGGACTTAACGTTTTAAAATAATGGTAGCGAAAATTCATGAGCACCGCAAAAACGATGACCCCTATTCCAAAATAAATGAGTTGGCGAATAATGTAGTAAGTAGATGAATCGAAAAGATCCATAGAAAGCGGGTAACTTGCACTATACACCATGATTAGGCCAAACACACTTAATGCAAAGACGGTTGCAATCAAGACCCAGTCAAAAGACTTTAACCGTTCAACCATACGAATCACCCGCTTTCTGTTTTTGCTCCCTTTATTTTACCATGGCATGATTGGATTAAAAACAAAGATTACCTTCTCGGTTTCGTAAATGAAAAACGATTGCCGAGCACTTTTTCTGCCACCCCGGCTCGAATGCTCAAAATAAAGTATAGGAGGACGCCAATCAATACGCCAAATGCCAAAATGACAACAAAACCGAACTGCCCGGTTGTATCGAACACGACCATGCCCCCTTCACGAACGATGTATACCGACACGGCCATCACCGCCGTTATACCGAGAATGATCGCGGCATGTTTTCCGATTTGCATATATTGGTAAGCCGCAAATTTTCCAACAGCCCAGATGTTAAATCCAATCGCCAATGTATAGCCAATGATGGTAGCGACTATACCGCCAACGGCCCCAAAACTGCTGATCAACCAATAATTGAGCACAAGCTTAAAGAAAAGCCCAATACAAAGCCCGATCACAGCATATTTTTGCCGATTCATCCCTTGGAGAATTGCTGCCGTAACGGCGAAGATGGAAAACAAGATTGCCGCAGGAGCATAGTAACTCAAAATCATGCCCCCGATTTCCAAATCTTCAAGCCCGTACAAGGAAGCAAATGCCGGTATCGCTAAAATGGCCAACCCAAATGCTGCCGGAATCGTGAAAAAAAGAATGATTTGGAAGGACTTTGTGATAAGCCCGTGCATGCTTTCCAAATCGCGGTTTGTATTGGCTTTCGTAATGGACGGAATAAGATTCACCGACATCGCTGTCGCCAATGCTACCGGGATCATGATTAATGCATGGGTTGTACGTGAAAACGCACCGAATGCCGTTTCTGCTTGTCCGGCATTTGCACCGTAGCCCTCGGTCATTGCGTCATTAAAAGTAAACAAATCAATCGCCTGAAAGAGAGGGATCGCAAGCCCAACAAGCGATAAAGGCAAAGCGTAAGCAATCAATTCTTTATACATGGATGAAAGAGGCAGCTGATAGTCCTTTTTACTTTCTCTAATTTGCTTCTGAATTCCTGCTTTTCGTTTCTTCCAAAAATAGAAAAGCACAAGCAACGAGCCCAATCCGCCGATGAATGCCCCGAATGTTGCCAGACCGACGGCCAATCCTATAGATCCTCCGAAGACTTGCAGAACGAAATATGCCGTCACCAGAATAAAAAGTATACGGGCGAATTGTTCAATCACTTGTGACGCCGCAGTTGGACCCATGGAATGAAAACCTTGAAAATAACCTCTAAACACTGCCATTCCCGGCATGATCAACAAGGCGATGCTAACCATGCGGATCGTAAACACAACATCGCTATGGCTGTTCCCGGACGAATCCCCAGCGGGAAGCACCCAACCGGCAACGGTCGGGGCCATGATAAACAAAACCAAAAACGCGATAAATCCCGTGATCGTCATAAAAATAACACCCGATCGGAACAAGCGTTGACCCGTCACGTAATCATCGAGCGCATTGTATTTAGAGACAAATTTGGACACAGCCATCGGCACGCCGAGAGTCGCCAAACTTAATAAGATGCTATAAGGGAGGTATCCATATTGATAAAGGGCATTCCCCTGCTGCCCGACGAGCATTGTAAAAGGTAATATGTAAATCAACCCGAGGAATCTCGAAGTAAACGTTGCCCCGGTAAGCAACATCGTTCCCCGAACAAGTTTGTTATCCGACATCTTTCATCAACGCACCCTTCTTGCAAAAACCGTACAATGGTTATCCCTCGTATTTTATCATAAGTGGGGACGGGAAACGAATGTCTAAATTGTGTCGAGTTGTCATGGAACGCGCCGATTTTATCTAGCAAATTAAAAACCCCCGCGCTGATGAAAAGCTCATTTTTATGCTATTATTAATGATAGGGATCGACTTTTTTTACAGGAAGGAGACCAAAATTGGAATATCGCAATTTAGGAAACACCGGAGTAAAAGTCAGTGAAATCAGCCTCGGAAGTTGGCTCACGTATGGCGGTTATGTTGAAAAAGATGCAGCCCTTAAATCTATCCATAAAGCCTACGGACTCGGCATCAATTTTTTCGATACCGCCAATGTCTATCGACGCGGGGAAGCAGAGAAGGTCGTCGGCGAGGCATTGCGGGAATATCCACGCGAATCATACGTACTCGCGACGAAAGTATTCAACCCCATGGGTGAAGGCCCAAACGATCAGGGGCTCTCTCGCAAACATATCATCGAACAATGCAACGCCAGCCTCCAAAGGCTCGGCCATGATTATGTCGACCTCTATTATTGCCATCGATATGACCCGGAAACCCCATTATACGAAACACTGCGCGCACTCGATGACTTGGTGCGGCAAGGAAAAGTGCTCTACATCGGCGTAAGCGAATGGTCTCCGGCACAAATTGCGGAAGCATTGCACATTGCCGACAAACGGTTGCTCGATCGCCTCGTCGTCAACCAACCGATCTATAATATGCTCAACCGTTACATTGAAAAAGAAATCATCCCTCAAGGCGAACAACACGGCATCGGGCAAGTCGTCTTTTCTCCGCTTGCCCAAGGCGTACTAAGCGGCAAGTATCAAAAAGGCGCAGACATTCCCAAAAACAGCCGTGCTGCCGAAAATTATAAAGTGATCTCCCGCTTCCTTAACGATGAGTCACTCGATCGCGTGGCTGAATTGCAGGAAGTGGCGGCGAAGGAAGAATTATCGCTCTCCCAATTGGCCATTGCCTGGATTCTACGTCAAACGAACGTCTCCAGTGCCCTCATCGGCGCAAGCCGCCCGGAACAGGTGGTGGAGAATGTAGAAGCAAGCGGCGTAAAACTTTCAGCCGATTCATTGGAACGGATCGAAACGATTTTAGAAGGATGAATGTCCGTTTGCCGTTATCTCCCGGGAGTGGAGGGAATCTTCCGGGAGATTTTTAATATTAATGCAGGATGGTTGAATTTCTTGCTCACATCCGAGAATGCAAACAAGAATAATTTCTCAAAAAGGGGGTCGTGGGCAGAATGACAAAATTGATGTAAATGGTTCATTCAACTACCCTTTAATAATGATCTATCCCAGACATTCTCCCTCCTTTTGTGCGCCATACCCACAATGGGATCACGCTGTCATCCCTCTAAAGATGGACATATCACTCCGAGAGGGACAGGAACCACGCTGCCGTACCTCTAAAGGATGGTTTCCCACTCTGAGAGGGACGGTTTCGCATACTCGCCCATCCACTAGTGGCGTGTTTCAAAAGTTCCTTCCGGAAGGCGGTAACGGGGCCATTATATAAAGGATTTTATTCTACCCCCGATCTGCCCTTTCAATGCACCCGAATCAGCGTTTTCTACCGGTTCAGGGGACGTTGGACCTTTCAACGTCCTTCAGATCAACAGTTTCTGCCATTTCGGGGGACGTTGGATCTTTCAACGTCCTTCAGGTCAACAGTTTCTGCCATTTCGGGGGACGTTGGATCTTTCAATGTACTCCATATCAGCAGTTTCTGCCAATTCAGGGGACGTTGTGAACCTTAAAAAGACCGTAACCACTGCTCGGAGGTGCGATGGGCACTAGTCCGCTTTATCAATCTATCGACGAAATGCGAACAGGATTTTTGGAAGGAACTTCTGATATCATTCAAATCGCCGGGTTTACAGCAAGCGTAACCGGGGGGGATCTAATGAAGGGAGCGTCTCCGATTGCCCGTTGGCCGATGCAGGCAATTACTATATCCGATGCGTGGGGAAGCAACGAATCACGTTTTGCTCGAAAGTACAGTAATCCCTCAGACGGAGGTCGAGTTGCTCTGAGAGGAACAAGAAAAGCAAACTAATCCCTCAAATGGAGGTCTAGGTGCCATCAGAGGAACAAAAATTATACTATTTTCAATGGGGGAAGAACTTTTGAAACGTTCTACTAGTTCAAGACCATTAAATAGGGATTGCTGAACAACTTGCAGCTATCAACTGAAGCCAGGATGCCGCTTCCATGGCTTCGCTTTCCGCGGACGAACGGTCAAGCCTCCTCGCGCAAAACCGGCGCTGCGGGGTCTTGACGCGTCCGTTTTTCCGCTGGAGTCTCGCCATTGCAGCGTCATCCCTCCGTACGTTGCCGAAAATGCTTCTCGGATGGATTTCCTTGCATCCAGTTTTGGCAACGCCAACGGAAAATGCTTATGTGCCAGTCTTTCTCCGTTATTCAGCAGTCCCTAAATAAGGAGCACACCCTATGATAACCACAAAGCCAGCACTATCTGTTCACCCCACCGATGCCTATGTGGACGAAAATGTGCATATAGTCGTCCACGATTGTCCAACTAACGATATAATCACCGTTCGGGCAACGGCAAACGATGACGAAGAGAAATTGTTTGAATCGTATGCACGGTTCCGCACAGACGATTCAGGCTATGTAGACATATCACAAGCACAACCGGTAGAAGGAACTTACGAAGATGCCGATCCCCTCGGATTGTTTTGGTCGATGCAGCACAAAAAATCCAAACTCGACGATTATTTTCTGAAAAACGAAGCAACACCGCTATCCATACAAATTAATTTGGAAATTGAAAATGTAATAGAAACTGTTACCATTCTTCGCCATTTCTATAAAAATGATGTCAAAAGAGTTGTCGTAAAAGAGCCGGAATGTACGGGCGTGATGTTCCATGCGGCAAATAATCAAGAGCCGTCCCCGGGCATACTGCTTCTTGGAGGGTCTGATGGAGGCATGTCAGAACAGGGAGCGGCACTGCTTGCTTCTTATGGATATTCCGTGTTGGCACTCGCTTACTTTGGAACTGAAGGTGTTCCGAAGAATCTGGAAAACATTCCTTTGGAATACTTTGAAGACGCTACGACTTGGTTAAAAAAACACCCCTCCGTGAATGGCCAAGCATCACTGATTGGCTTTTCGAGGGGAGGCGAGTTGGCCCTTTTATTGGGAGCGACATTTAATGATTACCAAGCGATCATCGCTGGCGCCCCGAGCATGTATGTTACCGCCGGTTTGAAAAACAACACCTTCGCGCCGATTCCTTCATGGACTTATAAGCAAGAAAACTTGCCTTACATGAAATTTTCTTATCGTCCTTCGATAATGTTTTCCATGTTTAAGAATTGGTTGCTAAAAAAGCCAGTATCATTTCTGGGCATCTGGAACCATACGTTGAGCAACCTTGAAAAAGTAAAACATTCACGTATCCCGATCGAAACAATCAACGCACCGGTAATGACGATCGCAGGAGGCGACGATCAACTCTGGCCTTCCACTTATTATGCCAATGAAACTAAAACTGTCCTTGATCAACAAAACGTCTATTTACACTATGCAAATGCCGGACATTTTTTATCATTTCCGTACGGTCTGCCAAGCCTCCCCGCAAACATCAATATGCACGTCGGCGGCGGTATGACATTAGCTTTCGGCGGTACCAAAAGGGCAAACGCGCAAGCAGCATCTGATTCTTGGCCTGAGATCCTGGCATTTTTGAAAAAACATACGTAGAATTTACAATCCCCGCAACATCGGAATTGTTAAGGAAGATAGGGGCTGTAATATAGCCCCACGTTGCGCGTTTTTTCAGGTGGAACTACTGTGGTGTATGTTTTTCCGTAATTTCTCCAAAGAAGTATAGGAGAAGAATAAATGTATGCCTTAAGATATAAGCTCAGATCTTACGTTTTTCTAATGTATTCATTAAGTATTCCCCGTCCATTCGATATCTCTCTACATTTGTATTAATAATCACAAATTTATCATACAAAAGCAGTTTTCCCCACCTGATTGCTGAATCCAGTATGATTTTTAGAGCAAAAAAGTGATACGATGAATACAAAATGAGTATTAAGTTTTTTGGAGGAAAGAAGGGCACCAGATGACGACATGAGCACTAAGCCTCGTTGTGATTTCCGCTATTATTCATGCGACGTGGAACTTTTTAGCGAAAAAATCATCAGGAGGTACTTCTTTTGTATGGCTATATATGCTTGTAAGTGCTGTGATTTATAGCCCTCTTGTTTTCGTTGTTATATTATGGACTGATGTGAAGGTTGGTTGGTTAGAACTAGGATTAATTTTGGCAAGTGCTATTTTACATATGCTCTATGCAGTAACGTTACAAAAAGGATACCGGATAGGTGATTTTTCATTAATCTATCCGATTGCCCGTGGAATTGGTCCAATGCTGATTGCCATAGCAGCGTTTTTCTTGTTAGGTGAAGAGCTGAACGGGCTTGGACAGATAGGTATTTTATTCATTGTTTTCAGCGTGTTTATATTTACCGGTGGATTACGGATTTTACGAGAAAAAAATGTACTCCCTGCGATTTTGTATGGCGTCTTGATTGGGTGCACGATTGCTAGTTATTCTCTTTTGGATAAATATATTGTCAGTGTGACGGTCATCCACCCTGTCTTACTTAGTTATGGCAGTATTCTTGGACAAGTGATTTTACTTATTCCATTTGCCAAAAAACATTGGCAGCAAGTCCGTCAAGACTGGAAGAAGCTGAAGCTGGAGACGATTGGTGTAGGCTTTTTAAATCCATTGGCTTATATATTGATATTAATTGCAATGGTGACGACACCTGTGAGTTATGTTTCGCCGGTAAGGGAGCTGAGCATTTTAATCGGTGCAGCATTTGGAGTCGTTTTCTTCAAAGAAAGTTTTGGAAGACGAAGACTTATTGCTGCGATGATTATGGTAATTGGCGTCATTGCCATAGCTATCTCTTAATATTTCGATAATAAAATCGAGGAAGCCCCAATTGAAACCTTTTTGTTATCCAGATCATAGTCTGCGGTATAACCTTATATTAAAGAACCCCCTTAGACAAACCACATCCAAAGGGGAAACGGTACAGCTTTATTTTACATTTTCGACTACAATGGCTTTTCTTCTTTGACCGCTTGTTTTAACTTTTGCTGCATTTCGCCAATCCCGCGACTGCCAAGTAACGGCATCTCTATGTCGGCATGTGAACCAAAACTTTTTTCAACAATCGGCTTGTACTTTTTACCGGTAAGAACGACGAGATGTTGAAAATCGTTCAATCGTTTCTTTTGAACTTGTTCAGCCAAACAATTCATTGAAATAATGGCATCACTTTTATGACTAAACGATACGTTGTAGGGTCCAAGCACAGTGTCATCCGGCTGCAAAAAACCATGTTTCGCTGATAAAATCACCCATTGGGGATGAAACATCTCTGCATACGCACGACATAAGCGATGAAATGTACCAATGTAAGCATCGCGGGCAAAGACGGGGCCAACCTCCCCTTCTTTGTCCCAGATTTTTTTATTCCCGCAAGGGAGAATGGCAAGGGTTGTCAAAAAATCACCGACCTATTCTACATTAAGAAAAACAGTACAATAATCACGAGTAAAAGCAATCCTGCACCCATACAGCCAATCACACCGCATCCCGGTCCACCAAACCCGCCACGGTAACCTCTGCGATAACGGCGGCGACGACCTCCAAGCATGGAACCTAATGCCATGCCGCCGAGGAAAGAACCTCCACCCCTACCGTTGCCGCTATTATTTGACGAACGACTTGACGCACGACCGGAGAAGCCGCCCGCAGATCCGCGTGATCTTCCGCCGCGAGCAACGCCCGCTCCCACTCTCGTACGCCCTCTGCCACGGCTTCCGCCACCTCCTCTTCCTCTTCTGCTCATTACTGAACCTCCTTTTTCTTTTTGCTCTCCTCTCAGTTTATCAAAATTCGTGCTTTGTTTCTCAGGTCCATTGTCATGCTTTTTCGCCCTCAAATCGTGCATACACTTTTCGATTCGAACGCGGATGCCAACGACCACGCAGAGGAACGAAAGCAATGGATCAGCGATGCGTAGCGATGAGCAGGCAGCTCGAGATCGCGCATGATAGAGGTAAGCAGGAAAATAACCTTTTTTAGCAAAATGGTACCCACACCTAACCAAGAAAAGAAACCAATCGCTGAAAGGATTATGGTACACATTGTATCCGATTTTACAGTGATTGAGCATATTTAGGGAATGCTGAACAACTTGCAGTTATCAGCTGAAGCCGGGATGCCGCTTCCATGGCTTCGCTTTCCGCGGACGAACGGTCAAGCCTCCTCGCGCAAAACCGGCGCTGCGGGGTCTTGACGCGTCCGTTTTTCCGCTGGAGTCTCGCCATTGCA belongs to Salicibibacter cibi and includes:
- a CDS encoding acyl-CoA thioesterase/bile acid-CoA:amino acid N-acyltransferase family protein; amino-acid sequence: MITTKPALSVHPTDAYVDENVHIVVHDCPTNDIITVRATANDDEEKLFESYARFRTDDSGYVDISQAQPVEGTYEDADPLGLFWSMQHKKSKLDDYFLKNEATPLSIQINLEIENVIETVTILRHFYKNDVKRVVVKEPECTGVMFHAANNQEPSPGILLLGGSDGGMSEQGAALLASYGYSVLALAYFGTEGVPKNLENIPLEYFEDATTWLKKHPSVNGQASLIGFSRGGELALLLGATFNDYQAIIAGAPSMYVTAGLKNNTFAPIPSWTYKQENLPYMKFSYRPSIMFSMFKNWLLKKPVSFLGIWNHTLSNLEKVKHSRIPIETINAPVMTIAGGDDQLWPSTYYANETKTVLDQQNVYLHYANAGHFLSFPYGLPSLPANINMHVGGGMTLAFGGTKRANAQAASDSWPEILAFLKKHT
- a CDS encoding aldo/keto reductase family protein; translated protein: MEYRNLGNTGVKVSEISLGSWLTYGGYVEKDAALKSIHKAYGLGINFFDTANVYRRGEAEKVVGEALREYPRESYVLATKVFNPMGEGPNDQGLSRKHIIEQCNASLQRLGHDYVDLYYCHRYDPETPLYETLRALDDLVRQGKVLYIGVSEWSPAQIAEALHIADKRLLDRLVVNQPIYNMLNRYIEKEIIPQGEQHGIGQVVFSPLAQGVLSGKYQKGADIPKNSRAAENYKVISRFLNDESLDRVAELQEVAAKEELSLSQLAIAWILRQTNVSSALIGASRPEQVVENVEASGVKLSADSLERIETILEG
- a CDS encoding DUF6884 domain-containing protein, encoding MTTLAILPCGNKKIWDKEGEVGPVFARDAYIGTFHRLCRAYAEMFHPQWVILSAKHGFLQPDDTVLGPYNVSFSHKSDAIISMNCLAEQVQKKRLNDFQHLVVLTGKKYKPIVEKSFGSHADIEMPLLGSRGIGEMQQKLKQAVKEEKPL
- a CDS encoding pseudouridine synthase, producing MDEQWRIDKWLAAAGVGSRKDVKKLLRKKEIQVNGATITDASVKLNAYIDTVTMNGEEIHYDPGPIYLMMNKRKGRVSATADDRHRTVLDDIDQKDKRKELFPVGRLDKDTTGLLFLTTDGEWAHRLTAPRLGIEKEYEALLDARPRPEELQALREGLQLNDGTETKPAKVSEGAREEAEFRLLITVTEGKYHQVKRMFGAIGRQVNALKRVRMSNVQLDERLEAGEYRPLTANEFEAIAEDIEI
- a CDS encoding putative polysaccharide biosynthesis protein — its product is MSDNKLVRGTMLLTGATFTSRFLGLIYILPFTMLVGQQGNALYQYGYLPYSILLSLATLGVPMAVSKFVSKYNALDDYVTGQRLFRSGVIFMTITGFIAFLVLFIMAPTVAGWVLPAGDSSGNSHSDVVFTIRMVSIALLIMPGMAVFRGYFQGFHSMGPTAASQVIEQFARILFILVTAYFVLQVFGGSIGLAVGLATFGAFIGGLGSLLVLFYFWKKRKAGIQKQIRESKKDYQLPLSSMYKELIAYALPLSLVGLAIPLFQAIDLFTFNDAMTEGYGANAGQAETAFGAFSRTTHALIMIPVALATAMSVNLIPSITKANTNRDLESMHGLITKSFQIILFFTIPAAFGLAILAIPAFASLYGLEDLEIGGMILSYYAPAAILFSIFAVTAAILQGMNRQKYAVIGLCIGLFFKLVLNYWLISSFGAVGGIVATIIGYTLAIGFNIWAVGKFAAYQYMQIGKHAAIILGITAVMAVSVYIVREGGMVVFDTTGQFGFVVILAFGVLIGVLLYFILSIRAGVAEKVLGNRFSFTKPRR
- a CDS encoding DMT family transporter, translating into MISAIIHATWNFLAKKSSGGTSFVWLYMLVSAVIYSPLVFVVILWTDVKVGWLELGLILASAILHMLYAVTLQKGYRIGDFSLIYPIARGIGPMLIAIAAFFLLGEELNGLGQIGILFIVFSVFIFTGGLRILREKNVLPAILYGVLIGCTIASYSLLDKYIVSVTVIHPVLLSYGSILGQVILLIPFAKKHWQQVRQDWKKLKLETIGVGFLNPLAYILILIAMVTTPVSYVSPVRELSILIGAAFGVVFFKESFGRRRLIAAMIMVIGVIAIAIS
- the ftsW gene encoding putative lipid II flippase FtsW, with protein sequence MVERLKSFDWVLIATVFALSVFGLIMVYSASYPLSMDLFDSSTYYIIRQLIYFGIGVIVFAVLMNFRYHYFKTLSPYIIVVSVILLLLVVFIGIAENEATRWISIGGVNMQPSELVKLGVIIYLAQVYSQKQKYIDRFATGVAPPLIVVVGLFTLILLQPDLGTAVMIILVGGVIVFLSGARFRHLAFLGTLSAAVVLFLVTQADYRMNRILAFRDPFAFDDSFGLQLIQSYISISNGGITGTGFGQSVQKLGYLPEAHTDFILAIIAEETGWVGVGFVILCFLIIGFRGLMIGVRCKHLFGSLLAYGIVFQLMFQFIFNAGAVSGLLPITGIPLPFVSYGGTSLIVSLASAAILVNISLQNQKDYNHAQPKEEPNQQEKSLVFKRKWNEM